The genome window ATATGACATCACCTATTTTTTGAGTAGTTCCAATTTCGGGTTTAGTTTCGCTTGTGTCCTGCGCTTGTAGTTGCAAGGTTGCAAAACTTAAAAATAAGCATCCAATTATCGTTAGAATGTGAAGCGAAAAATTGTATTTCATTAATACGTGTTTGAATTGTTAGTTCAAATAACGTAAGATTTTTGAAGTAAATTTTAACACATAGGTGCAGAACAATTTATCTGCACAAATTGCACTTTTTAGAGAAGTGTTTTCTTGTATTGAGTAGGTGTTAAACCCTTGTATTTCTTGAATATTGCATTAAACGAGGACTTTGAGTTGAAACCAACATCTGTGGCTATTCCCAAGAGTGTAAAATGATTATTCTGGTCGTTTTTTAGGCGATTTATAAATTCTTCAACACGATATTCGTTTATAAAATCTTGAAAACTTGTATCCATATACTCGTTCAAAACTTCAGAAATATATTGACGTGGAATATTCAATTTTTCGGAAACATCGACAATGGATAATTTGTTGTTGAGATATAATTTATCGATTTCCATTGAGCGAACTAAATCTGCTTTGTATTGTTCTATAAGTTTTGAATTGAGATTGGAATTTTTGTATTTGCTCATTTCCGTTCTTGGTAAAATATCTTTGTTTTTTCCTAATAACTTAAAAGCTATAAAATAAAATAAGAATGCAATGACCAACAAAAGATAGGTGTTGAAGTTTTGGTCATTGAATAAAGGCAATTCTGCCATTCCAAAAGTCTTTAGAATATCGTTTACCGATGAAAGCGCAAATAAAATTGCAATGGGAATAGCAAAATATATAATCCAATGTTTATTTTTGTTCGTGATTATCGAGTAAATAATCGCTAATAAATAAAACAAAAATGCCAATTCAGATGCAATCTCAAAGATTTCTACGAGCAGATTTTCTTTAACAAGGTTGATTTCAATTCCCTCAATTGTAAAATAGATAATATTTGGAATAAAGAAAAGGCAATCAAGTTTGGCAAATTTGTCCTTTCCACTTTTATAATAGCGAAAAAATAAAAATAGAAATGTTACAAAAAGTGAACTATCGAATAGAAACCAATCTGTGTCTTGAACGAAAATATTGTTTTCATCGTCACCAGCAATGTAAAGCAAAACGGAAAGCAGACTACCAAATAGTAACCAAAATGTAGCTTTTTTGTAGTCTTTACGATTGATAAACAAAACGGAAAGGACAAAAAGACCTTGTAACAAAGCAATAATTTGGAGAGTTTTAAGCATTTATTTTAATTAACATTCGGCAAGGTATTAAATTTTGTGACTTCGATTACCATTCCATACACTTTTACGCCACCTACATAAGCCAACGCAAAAAAGAGTATTCCATTACATTGTAAAAGAAACATTTTGCAAGAAAACTTTTGAGAAACTTTAGTACTTTTAAAGAAAATTTAATGAAAGCAGATTAAAATTGGAATGAAAGGCTTGTGATAAAACCGTAAGTAAAAGTATAAATGAAAAGTCTGTGCTAACCGCAAGGTTTGTGCTGAATATACTGTGTACAACAACGTATATAGCTCATAGCTAGACAGTTGCTTAATAGAAGTTAAGGTTTATTTGCGAAGTTCGCCACATTTTTTAATTTAACTTTTTGAAAATAAGATAAAAAGAAAATTAAAAAATGTGGCTTGTGCTTAACCGAATGGAAACAGCTCATTTGCACGCTACGAGCCATATACATCAACGTTGGCAACAAGCTGAAAAACAGAACGCTGAAAAATGATAGAAGTCAAAATTGAAGTCTACGACAAAAAAGAAAAAGTTACGACTTCTCTTTATGTTGAACAATTATCTGAAAACCAATTTCGGATGATTGACAACGACTTATTTAATAATCAATTGACTTTAGGAGCGGAATTTGAAACTAAAATCAACTCTGAAAACAAACACGAAGTTGTAAAAATCATAAAGAAATCGGAATTTATTACCCGAAGATTTGGACTAACACCAAACTATAAAGAATCTGATTATCGAATGCTCGGAGAGGAATTAACAAAAAGAGGCGGATTTTGGCAAGTTGATTTTGGAAGTATTGCAACTGTGAATATTCCAAAAAATTTTGAGTTTGATATTAGCCAAATTATTAAAGAATTAGAATTAGTAGAAATAGCAGATTAAAAATGCAATGAAAATCAATCTGAATTTCTAAATTTAAAACATTATAAAACTGAATTAGGAATTTGGAGAAAATGAATTTGACCGAACAAACAAAAGCCAGTTGCCAACACCGTATATAAGCTATGGCTTGGTCTGTGCCCATTTGGAAAATCTATGGATTTCCCAAAGTTAGTTTATATTTGGAGAGGTTTGTGTTAAAACACGCCACAGCTCATATACATAAACGTTGGCAACAATTACGGAATAAATAACAAAAGTTCACTTAATTAGTGAACTTTTGTTATTTATTTGTATCTTTGCACTATGATAACAGAAAACTATGGAAATAAATTTCGAGAAAGATTATCTCAAAGAACTATACGAAAATGGTAAGGCTCGAAGCAAAAAGCATAGGTTTCAACCGAATGTTATCAAAAAGTTCATACAAACAATAGATAAATTAAGAGTTGCAAAAAACACAGAAGAGTTATATCCAATTAGAAGTTTAAATTATGAAAAACTTATTGGCGATAAAAAAGGATTGGAGTCTGTTCGAGTGGATGGCAAGTATCGAATAGAATTTATTACCACACTAGAAGGAGAAGAACCTAATAGTATTACAATATGCTCAATTATTGAATTGAGTAATCACTACAAGTAATTACTACAAGAAAACACAGGGAAAATGGCAACAAACAAAGTTTTAACACCAGCACTAGCGACACATCCAGGAGTTTTAATTAAAGATGAATTAGACGCGACACCTGATTTAAACCAAAGAATATTGGCAAAGGAATTAGATGTACAACCATCATTTTTAAATGAAATCATCAAAGGAAAACGACCAGTAACAGCAGATATAGCAATTTTATTAGAAAAGATATTAGGTATTTCAGCGGATTATTGGATGAAATTTCAATCTCAATACGAGATTGATAAGGCAAGAGTTAAGCAAAAAAACATTAAAAAAGTAAGAAATATTGAACTATGGAGCATTATCAAAGAATATGTTCCTGTTCGATATTTTAAAAAACATAAATATTTAAATGACAATATTGAAAGTGATATAAAAACAATAAAGAACATCTATGAAGTAGAAACTATTGATGGTCTAGTATCTTCCTTTTCTAAAGATAAATTTGCATATTATCGTAAATCGGATAAATTAAAAATTGATGATAAAAATATGTTCGCTTGGAGTTCATTAGCTCAATATGAAGCTAAAAATCAAAAAACGAATACTTTTAATTTTGACAATCTAAACCAACTCTGTAAAAATCTAAATAACATATTTTACGATAATTCTGAAACACCAGAAAGAGTTAAAACTGTACTTAATCAATTTGGAATTAAAATGTTGCTAATTGATAAGCTAGAGAAAACACCTATTGACGGATTCTCTTTTTGGTCAGAGCAAAATCCAGTGATTGCATTGACTTTAAGACATAATCGGATTGATAATTTTGCTTTTACAATTATGCACGAAATTGGACATATTGATTTGCATTTGAGAAATGATAAGGACAGAAAATTTATGGACTTAACTAGAAAACAGAATTTAAATAAATGCGAACAGGAAGCAGATAATTACGCTCAAGAAAAATTAATTTCAAAACAGATATGGCAAGATATTTTAGAAAATCACAATCCACTTAATGACGAAAAAATTATAGGTTTAGGAGATCAACATAGAATTAATCCAGCTATTTTACTAGGTAGAGTTTGTCACGAAATGAATTACTACGCGATAAAAACTACGATAGATAAAAAAATGAAATAACTGTTGCCAACACCGTATATAATTTATTGCTATTTCTCGCCTATTTACGAAAATTCCGCTGGAATTTTCTATCTGTGATTTGTTTGCTAAATTAGTTACTTAAACACGCAACAAACCATATACCAAACGTTAGGGTGCATTTAAAAAGACATGAAAGAAAAAATTGAAATACCAGCGATTCACGACAAAGAGTTCATGACTATTCTGAAAGATTTAGGATTATTTGAATCGATAGAATCAAAACAAGCTAACTGTATTAATTGCAATGAGCTACTTACATTTGAAAATATAGGAGGAATCAAAATCATTGAAAATTCCCCAAAGTTAATTTGTGACAACTCAGAATGTTTAGAACAATGAATGAATTTATAAAACTATTTGGAGTCTATGGATTACCTACAGTTTGCCTAATTGTATTTCTGTTTTTAATCGTCCAAGACCCAACACGTGGCGAGAAACTACAAGCTTTAGTAACCAAACCATTCTATAGAATGTGTAGATGGTTTTCAAAGACACACATTTCTTCTGAAGTTTCTTCTTCACTAAACATGTTCTATAACAACAAAATTTTCAATCTTTTAGTTGACAAAAACAAACCTCAGATAAAAATTAAATGGGTTACCGAGTCGGAAGACCCTGCTTTCACAAAAGAGGGCAATATTATACTACGCCTTAAAGAAGAAAAAGACCAAACAAGAAACATTCTCAATGCTGCAAAATTCTCATTACCATTAATAATTTGTCCACTAGTTAGGAGTAATATTCACCATAGTTACAGTACTGCATTAGATTTGACACTAATGAAAAAGTTGTCAAACAATATGGGGAGACATGGGAAAGCAATATTTAAACAATACTTCTTAGATCCAGAGACATCACAAGATAAGACACTAGGAGTGCTTATTCAAAGGTTAGTAGAGCTTGATAATCATGGTTTTTTTATACCTGTTGTCTTAAATGAATTAGAAATTATAGGAGAAGGTCTCTATGCCGACTCAAACCCTAACGACTATACTTCGGAAGCAATAAAATTTCTCGAATACTTATTAGAAATTGTAAACAGGAAAATTGGTGATGAAATCGAATTAAACTATACTGAAAAACCTTTTTCTGTAGGAACTATGCTACTTGCTAAATCTCATAGAGCAGATACACAAGGATTAAGACCGTATCTCAAACGCCTTCAAATCAAAATTGACAAAGGGATTCAAAGCATTTACATAATTTCATTTCCAAATTCCTATGTATTTTTTGATAAACTAATCAAAACATTGAGGAGTCACGAATCTCTAAATATCGAAAAATTAATTAATACCGTTGATTACACAATTAATGAAACTAATAAAAAAACAAATTTCAAAATAGCTATTATAAGTAGCAATAACATTTTCTCAAATGACAGTTTTAAAGAAAGAATTATAACAAATAATATTGAAGAAGGAAAAAGATATGAAGGTACTGTCGAAGATGTTTCTGAAAAAGAGGCCCTAATTAACCTGCACGGTTTAAGAGCATACATTAAATATCGAAACTGTTCATGGAACTATCCAACTAGCTGTAAGGATTTTTTGGAATTAAACAAAGAATACGAATTTGAAGTTGAAACAATTGAGTGGGAAACGGGGACGATATTTTTGAGCAGAAAATTCTTAGAACTAGATCCTTGGGCATTAAAAACCCCACCAAGTAATGGTGATGAAATAAAAATAAAAGTTTATTCAAAGCTTAACAACAGACTGCTTTGTTTCTACGATGAAAAACTACCTGTTTTACTCCCAATAACGGAACTATCATGGCAACCCAATAACATTGACAGTGAAGTAATAGATTTGATTGGTACGGAATTAATTGTTGAAGTAATTCAGGTCGACACAGATAAGAAAGAAATTATTGTTAGTAAAAGGGAGTTAGTAACTGACCCTTGGCCAGACATACACACTGCCTATCCTATCGGTAAAGAAATCCACGGTAAAGTTTGTGAAATACAAGAACATTATGTTAAGGTAAAAATTGATGAATCCATTATTGCTATACTACCAAAAGAATCATTACAAAAAGCGGGTTATGAATACTCCGATTTTCAGAATAATTTGGTCGTAGATCAAGGATTAGACTTATTCGTTTCAAAAGTTTTTATCGCTAAAAAGAAAATGAGAGTTGATTTGAGAAGAAATAAAAACGCACCCTAACAAAGAACTGAGGTAAAAAACAACCTTTTTCTTCATTAATTTTGAGACACTATTATCCTAGACTCAGAGATTCAATTGATTGATTCTTTGAGTTTTTTATTGTAAATTTTTCTAATTATCTAGGCAAGACAGAAACGTAAGTTTCGTCATAAGGTCTTCCAGATTTTGCGATAGCGAAACACTGTTTAATTAGCTTATTTGCAACAGCAATTAGCGCTAGTTTTTTGCTTTTACCTTTGTTCACTATTCGCTCATAAAGTTCTCGACACGCTTTGTTGTACTTACAGGCATTAAAAGAACATAAAAACAATAGATTACGAAGCTTTCTATTACCAACCTTACTTATCCGTGCCCTGCCTCTAACACTGCTGCCAGAGACTCTTGTCGTTGGTGTAATGCCTACATAGCTGCATAACTGCGAGGCTGTTTCAAACTTAGAAAAACCATCTGTAACGATGATTAAAAATAAAGCAGTCTTCTGGCCTATTCCTGGTACAGAAGTTAGCAAGGTGAGCTGTTCTTGCTGCTCCTCTTTTACTAGGGAGAGAATCTTTGCTTCAATTTTTTTAATCTCGGTATCATAATACTTCTTAGTTCTTCTCAAAGATTGATATGTGAACTTTGACGGTATCCCTAAAACCTCTTCTCCGTGCATTTTATTCTTTGTAGCAGTGCGGTGTTTTATATAATTATCTAGGGTTCTAAATAATTGCAAACATTCACTCTGAACATCTGTTAAGGCATTATACAAAGGAACCTCGTTAATTATTCCATACTCACAGATCATCTTTGCATCGCTTTTATCTGTCTTAACTTTTGCTAATTTCATTTGTATAAAACGCTTTACAGACAAAGGATTAACAACAGAGACTACCACTTCATTTTTGTAAAGAAACTGAGCAAGTCGATAATGATAATAGCCCGTAGCTTCCATAACTACTAAGGATTCCTTAGGTAAGTCTTTAAGAAATTTCTTAAAGCCAGTCGCATCGTTTTTATACTGATTGTGCCCCGAACTACTGCCGTGCACATCAAAAACATCTTTACTGATGTCAACTCCATAAGTTTCTTTATATTTATTCATAAGAATTGATTTATGAAAGAACCAGCTACTGGTATTACATCGACTTGAAAACGAGATCTAAAGTCTCACAGAACTGATCGTAATTAAAGTAGTAAAAGAGAGAGGATTATCAATGTTGTCGAAGTCTGAAGCTTCACCGTATATAGTAACCTTAATTCTCTCCTTTGTTCTTTCTGATTAATAACTAAAACTAGGTGTTTTAATATAAATCAAACTTAAGCCGTATAAAAATAATAGGGCAATTGTTGCTTAAACCAATGGTAAAAATACTTTTACGAGGTCGTCAAATTTTTAAATTTGGCTTATTTAGAAAATAATAATAAGAAAAATTTAAAAATTCGGCTTGTGTTTAACCGAATGGTAGTTGCGTTTTTTCAGCCCTACTATTCTTATACAAACCGTTGGCAACAAGCTAAAGAAACATTCGAATGAAAAACATAATACTAATTTTAATACTTACACTAATCTCAACAATTGGAATAAGTCAAAATGAAAGGACACTTTATATAGTGGACTCAATTCCAATAATTGAAGAACCAAAAGAAGGATTTGGGACTTTGACTGAAAATGAAATTGATAGAGTTGATGTTTTGAAAGACAAACAAGCTATAGAAAAAGCTGGGTACAAAGATTTGGACGGAATAATATATGTCTTTACAAAAGAATATGCGAAAAGACCTGATAGTATTAAAGCAATTCCGACAACTAAATCAATGACTAAAAATAATGCCACTTGGTATTTAAAAGATAGTTCAACACCATATTCTGGAAAATTTATTGACTATTATCTGATTGGAAAAAAACAAGGCGAAGGAATGTTATTTAATGGTAAATTAAAAGGCAAACGCCTACTCTATCATATAAATGGAAATGTTTCAGACGAAATTGAATATCAAAACGGTATTTCAAATGGACTTGAACAAAGATTCTACGAAGATGGAACATTAATGCAAAAAGGCAGTTTTAAAAATGGTAAAGAAGTTGGAGTTTGGGAAATGTATCATCAAAACGGACAATTAAAACAGAGGTCTACATTTAATGAAAATGGAAAAATGGATGGAGAATTTCTTTCTTATTATTCGACGGGAAAGGAAAAAGGAAATAATGCTTATAAAAATGGAATTTATCAAAAAGATAAAACAACTGTTAAGATATACGAATATTACAATCAAGCCCAAGATTTGTACAAACAAGGAAATTTTAAATCAGCAATAAAAAAATATACAAAATGTATCGTATTACAAGAAAATTGGGCTGACGGATATTTTGCGCGCGGAACTGCAAAAATGAATAATTTAGAGTTTGATGATGCAATAAGTGATTTTAATAAAACACTAGAAATTGAACCATATTTCACAAATGCTTATTCTAATCGAGCTTTTGCGATAATTAGAAAATATGAATTTGGAAATAGTCGGACTTTATCAAAATCGAAAGACATTCAAATAATTGCTTCAAAAGAAACTGAAATTCCAAAATCGGAGTTAACCAAAGTCTGTATAGATTTGAATAAAGCTGTTTCGCTTGGAGATGACAATTGGATGGTTTTGGAGGCAGTAAAAAAACATTGTGCCGAATAAAGCCTGTTGCCAACAACGTATATAGCTCATAGCTAGTCAGTTAATTAATCGAAGTTAAGGCATATTTGGAAAGTCGCCAAATTTTTAAATTTGGCTTATTAGTAAAAAAAGATAATAAGAAAAATTTAAAAATTCGGCTCGTGCTTCATCCGAAACTAATTGTTTAATTTGCACGCTACGAGCCATATACAGAGACGTTAGGGTGCATATAGGTACGGTAAAGGGACATCCTTTACAAAGTTAAAGGGACATAGTTTACACTTTTAAGATTCATAAATTACATGAAAAAGTAATTTATCATGGTCTGGAAAGCAAAAACTAAAATGGAACAAAAAGTAGAATTTATTCACGAATGGTTAACTCAAAAGTACACCATCACAGAACTTCGTAGGTCATTTAATATATCTCGACCTACCGCTTACAAGTTGATTTCTAGGTATGAAAAAATGGGACTATCGGGATTAATTGAGCAAGAAAGAGCTCCAATTAATCACCCCAACAGAACCAATCATAAAGTTGAAGATTCAATCTTAAAATTAAAAAATAAACACATGCTTTGGGGAGCGAAGAAAATTCGCATTTTGTTGTTTAAACAGTATACTGAAGAACTTATTCCAAGTGTGGTTACTGTTCACAACATCCTTTCTAAAAATGGCCTAGTTAAACCTCAAAAGCGAAGCAGAAGAGTCAAGCCTGTATTTCCCATTTTCGACCCTAAGAAATGTAATGAAGTTTGGAGCGCAGACTATAAGGGAAAGTTTTTAATGGGAAATAAAATATACTGCCATCCGCTCACTATTGCCGATTCAAAGAGTAGGTTTTTGTTTACAGCAAAAGGGCATTATAAAGAAAACTTTCTCTCTGTTAAGCAAGAGTTTACAAAGGTTTTTAGAAAGTATGGCATTCCTAAACAGATACATACCGACAACGGAAGTCCCTTTGGATCTGTAGCTGCTATTCAAAGATATACCAGGCTATCCTATTGGTTTATTGAATTGGGAATAGACCCGGTTTATTCCGACCCAGCACGACCAGACCAAAACGGAAGACACGAACGTATGCACCGTGATTTAAAGGCAGCTTGTGCCAAACCCTCATCATTTGATTTGAAGGCACAACAACGTAGCTTAAATCGGTTTGTAAAAGAATATAATCACATTAGACCTCATGAAGCTTTAGGAATGAAAACCCCCGCAGATTGCCATGATTTTTCTAATAGACCATACCCTGAGAAAATCTCAAAATATGATTACCCATCAAAAATGAAAGTGATGAAGGTATGCCAAAATGGAGCCATGCGGTGGAAGTCATATTATTGGGTATATTTAACTGCTGGACTTAAGGGAAAATACGTCGGTGCTGAAGATCAAGGAAATGGAATTTGGAGAGTATTTTATAGAGATGTATTTTTAGGTTATTTTAATGAAAATAAAATAAGAGATAAACAAGTATCAATTAGACTAAGTCAAAATCTAGTGTAAAGCATGTGACTTTAACTTTGTAAACTATGTGCCTTAACGAACATTTAAAATAAGACCGTGAAAGAAAGAATAATCGGAATTGATATCGCAAGAGCATTAGCAGTTATCGGAATGATAATCGTTAATTTTAAAGTCGTACTTGGCGAAAATGGATTGAGTTGGGTAAAATCATTTGCGAGTGCTTTTGATGGAAAGGCAGCAGCCACTTTTGTTGTTTTAGCAGGCGTTGGACTTGCTTTAATGACAAATTCTGCATTGAAAAATAATGATAGCCAAAAATTAAAAACTTCCAGAATAAGAATTGCAAAAAGAGCCTTGTTTCTTTTCATTGTTGGTCTTTCATATATTGTAATTTGGCCAGCGGATATTCTGCATTTTTATGGAATTTATATGCTTGTTATTTTACTTTTACTAACAAGCAATGAAAAGACTATTTTAATGTCGGCAATTGCATTAATACTGCTTTATCCATTATTAATTGGCTTTTGGAATTACGAAACAGGTTGGAATTTTGACACTTTAGATTATTTCGATTTTTGGACATTTAATGGATTTTTTAGAAATCTATTCTTCAATGGTTTTCACCCAGTAATTCCTTGGACTGCTTTTATGCTTTTTGGTTTTTGGTTTGGCAAACAAGACTTGAAAAGTGACCAATTTATCAAAAAAGCATTTTGGATTAGTTCAATTTCTTTTATTGTAATTCAAATTTTATCACACTTGTCAATTTCATTTTTATCAGATGGAAACGAACAAACAATAAGTGAATTATCAGAAATTATTGGAACCAACCCAATGCCACCATTGCCAATTTATATGTTTAATGGAATTGCAATTTCCATATCAATAATATCAGCCTGTATCATAATCGGAAAAAGATTTTCAACAAACAAAATACTTTTGGCTCTAAATAAAACTGGGCAACTTGCTTTAACTTTTTATGTGGCACACGTAATTATTGGAATGGGAATTATTGAAGCAATTAACCCAGGAAAAATGGGAAATTATCCAATAGAATTTTCAGTAGCGTATGCTTTAATTTTTAGTATATTATGTGTATTGTTTGCAACTTATTGGCTGAAAAGCAGAGAAAATGGACCTGTAGAATGGATAATGAAAAAAATAATCCAATAGAAAAACTGGCTACAACAAAGAGCTAAGTTTAAATCCAAGTAAATACTATTTTAATTTTGGGTAAAAAAATTGCCTGGCATTGTTGAAGTAGCATAAATCTCCTTTGTCGATTTATTGCCAATTCAACAAGCTATTTAACAACATCATTTTTATTTAACAACATCTAATTTTTTAGAGCACTGCGATAAGTTGCATCATAGGGGATGCCTGACTTTGCAATGGCAAAGCTCTGGCGAAGTAGTTTATTACTTACTGCAAGTAAAGCTAGTTTTTCACTTTTCCCCTTTGTGACTATCCGTTCATACTGACAACGGCAAGCCTGATTATATTTGCAAGCTGAAAATGAACACATGAATAACAGGTGGCGCAAGCGCTTATTGCCTACTTTGGAAATTCTGCTCCTTCCCCTTATACTAGTGCCTGATCTGCGCTCCGTAGGAGTAATTCCGGCATAACTACAAAGTTGTGAGGCCGTCTCAAATTTTGAGAAACCATCGGTCACAACAATTAGAAACAACGCTGTCTTTATTCCTATTCTAGGTATACTTTTTAACAACTTGACTTGCAGGCTATGCTCTTGCTTTACCAATTCCATAAGCCGCTGCTCCATTAATGTGATCTCTACCTTGAGAACCTTTAATACTCTGTTTAAAGAGTGATAGACAGCTTTTGAAGGTTTACCCAAGGTTTCTTCTCCATGCAGCTTATTCTTTATGGCTGTTCGTTTTTTCTCGTAGTGTTCTAAAAGACTATAGAGCTGTAAACATTCCGCTTGTGTATCATTTAAAGGATTGTATATACTTACATCAGTGACCTGTGCATAAGCACAAATTGCCGCAGCATCAGCTTTGTCGGTTTTAACCTTGGCCAATTTCATCTGAATGAATCGCTTAACCGATAACGGATTTACAACCGAGCAAGATATTCCTGAAGCCGAAAGAAACTGAGCCAAACTATAATGATAATAACCCGTTGCCTCCATTACTACTAGCGACTCTGCATCCAAAATCTTTTTAAACTTCGAAAATCCCTTCGCCTGATTACCATACTGGTCATGATTCCCTTCATTATCAACTACATCAAATGAATCTTTACTAATGTCAACTCCGTAAATTCTCTTATATTTATTCATAATTATATGTTTTACGAAAAGAATAAATATCTGTTATCCAACATCCTAAAAACGAGGTCTATGCCTCACAGAACTAAACGGATTAATAGATAAAAGCAGCAGGGATTATCATTGTTGACGAAGTCTAATGCTTCAGCGTATATCCTAACCTTTTTCTGCTGCTTAGTTCTTTTCTGTTTATACTTTAAATTTATGATAATTAAAGGGAAACAAACTTAGGATGTATATAAGCTATGGCTTGGTCTTTGCCCATTTGGAAAATTTTCGGATTTCCTAAAGTTAGTTTATATTTGGAAAGGTTCGTGCTGAAACACGCCACAGCTCATATACATAAACCTTGTAAGTAATGCTCGAAATCCGTCTTCGCATAAAAATTTGTTTTGTAAAAAAAAGTAAATAATAGTTTACCTTTGGAGTCTGAATCAAAGCGAAACTGAATGAAATGTTCCCAACTTTATCGAATATTAACAAAAGACGGTTGGTATGCGGTATCGCAAAAAGGTTCGCACGCTAAAATGCGACACGAAACGAAAAAAGGAACGATTATTTTTCCGAACCACGGAAGTCAAGAAATAGGTAAAGGATTGGAAAATAAAATTCTAAAAGACGCTGGAATTAAAAAATAGTATTATGGCAAAGAAGAAAAAAATAACAATGACAGTTGAAAAAACAAATACTGGATTTTCTGCCTTTTCAGCGGACTATCCAATATTTACGACTGGACAATCAATTCCCGAATTGATTAACAATACTTACGAGGCGACCGAATTA of Nonlabens sp. Ci31 contains these proteins:
- a CDS encoding IS110 family transposase, which translates into the protein MNKYKETYGVDISKDVFDVHGSSSGHNQYKNDATGFKKFLKDLPKESLVVMEATGYYHYRLAQFLYKNEVVVSVVNPLSVKRFIQMKLAKVKTDKSDAKMICEYGIINEVPLYNALTDVQSECLQLFRTLDNYIKHRTATKNKMHGEEVLGIPSKFTYQSLRRTKKYYDTEIKKIEAKILSLVKEEQQEQLTLLTSVPGIGQKTALFLIIVTDGFSKFETASQLCSYVGITPTTRVSGSSVRGRARISKVGNRKLRNLLFLCSFNACKYNKACRELYERIVNKGKSKKLALIAVANKLIKQCFAIAKSGRPYDETYVSVLPR
- a CDS encoding tetratricopeptide repeat protein, with product MKNIILILILTLISTIGISQNERTLYIVDSIPIIEEPKEGFGTLTENEIDRVDVLKDKQAIEKAGYKDLDGIIYVFTKEYAKRPDSIKAIPTTKSMTKNNATWYLKDSSTPYSGKFIDYYLIGKKQGEGMLFNGKLKGKRLLYHINGNVSDEIEYQNGISNGLEQRFYEDGTLMQKGSFKNGKEVGVWEMYHQNGQLKQRSTFNENGKMDGEFLSYYSTGKEKGNNAYKNGIYQKDKTTVKIYEYYNQAQDLYKQGNFKSAIKKYTKCIVLQENWADGYFARGTAKMNNLEFDDAISDFNKTLEIEPYFTNAYSNRAFAIIRKYEFGNSRTLSKSKDIQIIASKETEIPKSELTKVCIDLNKAVSLGDDNWMVLEAVKKHCAE
- a CDS encoding type II toxin-antitoxin system RelE/ParE family toxin; protein product: MEINFEKDYLKELYENGKARSKKHRFQPNVIKKFIQTIDKLRVAKNTEELYPIRSLNYEKLIGDKKGLESVRVDGKYRIEFITTLEGEEPNSITICSIIELSNHYK
- a CDS encoding S1 RNA-binding domain-containing protein, producing MNEFIKLFGVYGLPTVCLIVFLFLIVQDPTRGEKLQALVTKPFYRMCRWFSKTHISSEVSSSLNMFYNNKIFNLLVDKNKPQIKIKWVTESEDPAFTKEGNIILRLKEEKDQTRNILNAAKFSLPLIICPLVRSNIHHSYSTALDLTLMKKLSNNMGRHGKAIFKQYFLDPETSQDKTLGVLIQRLVELDNHGFFIPVVLNELEIIGEGLYADSNPNDYTSEAIKFLEYLLEIVNRKIGDEIELNYTEKPFSVGTMLLAKSHRADTQGLRPYLKRLQIKIDKGIQSIYIISFPNSYVFFDKLIKTLRSHESLNIEKLINTVDYTINETNKKTNFKIAIISSNNIFSNDSFKERIITNNIEEGKRYEGTVEDVSEKEALINLHGLRAYIKYRNCSWNYPTSCKDFLELNKEYEFEVETIEWETGTIFLSRKFLELDPWALKTPPSNGDEIKIKVYSKLNNRLLCFYDEKLPVLLPITELSWQPNNIDSEVIDLIGTELIVEVIQVDTDKKEIIVSKRELVTDPWPDIHTAYPIGKEIHGKVCEIQEHYVKVKIDESIIAILPKESLQKAGYEYSDFQNNLVVDQGLDLFVSKVFIAKKKMRVDLRRNKNAP
- a CDS encoding HigA family addiction module antitoxin, which encodes MATNKVLTPALATHPGVLIKDELDATPDLNQRILAKELDVQPSFLNEIIKGKRPVTADIAILLEKILGISADYWMKFQSQYEIDKARVKQKNIKKVRNIELWSIIKEYVPVRYFKKHKYLNDNIESDIKTIKNIYEVETIDGLVSSFSKDKFAYYRKSDKLKIDDKNMFAWSSLAQYEAKNQKTNTFNFDNLNQLCKNLNNIFYDNSETPERVKTVLNQFGIKMLLIDKLEKTPIDGFSFWSEQNPVIALTLRHNRIDNFAFTIMHEIGHIDLHLRNDKDRKFMDLTRKQNLNKCEQEADNYAQEKLISKQIWQDILENHNPLNDEKIIGLGDQHRINPAILLGRVCHEMNYYAIKTTIDKKMK
- a CDS encoding helix-turn-helix domain-containing protein, with product MLKTLQIIALLQGLFVLSVLFINRKDYKKATFWLLFGSLLSVLLYIAGDDENNIFVQDTDWFLFDSSLFVTFLFLFFRYYKSGKDKFAKLDCLFFIPNIIYFTIEGIEINLVKENLLVEIFEIASELAFLFYLLAIIYSIITNKNKHWIIYFAIPIAILFALSSVNDILKTFGMAELPLFNDQNFNTYLLLVIAFLFYFIAFKLLGKNKDILPRTEMSKYKNSNLNSKLIEQYKADLVRSMEIDKLYLNNKLSIVDVSEKLNIPRQYISEVLNEYMDTSFQDFINEYRVEEFINRLKNDQNNHFTLLGIATDVGFNSKSSFNAIFKKYKGLTPTQYKKTLL